In Acomys russatus chromosome 26, mAcoRus1.1, whole genome shotgun sequence, a genomic segment contains:
- the Adgrl1 gene encoding adhesion G protein-coupled receptor L1 isoform X1 → MARLAAALWSLCVTTVLVTSATQGLSRAGLPFGLMRRELACEGYPIELRCPGSDVIMVENANYGRTDDKICDADPFQMENVQCYLPDAFKIMSQRCNNRTQCVVVAGSDAFPDPCPGTYKYLEVQYDCVPYIEVEQKVFVCPGTLQKVLEPTSTHESEHQSGAWCKDPLQAGDRIYVMPWIPYRTDTLTEYASWEDYVAARHTTTYRLPNRVDGTGFVVYDGAVFYNKERTRNIVKYDLRTRIKSGETVINTANYHDTSPYRWGGKTDIDLAVDENGLWVIYATEGNNGRLVVSQLNPYTLRFEGTWETGYDKRSASNAFMVCGVLYVLRSVYVDDDSEAAGNRVDYAFNTNANREEPVSLAFPNPYQFVSSVDYNPRDNQLYVWNNYFVVRYSLEFGPPDPSAGPATSPPLSTTTTARPTPLTSTASPAATTPLRRAPLTTHPVGAINQLGPDLPPATAPAPSTRRPPAPNLHVSPELFCEPREVRRVQWPATQQGMLVERPCPKGTRGIASFQCLPALGLWNPRGPDLSNCTSPWVNQVAQKIKSGENAANIASELARHTRGSIYAGDVSSSVKLMEQLLDILDAQLQALRPIERESAGKNYNKMHKRERTCKDYIKAVVETVDNLLRPEALESWKDMNATEQVHTATMLLDVLEEGAFLLADNVREPARFLAAKQNVVLEVTVLNTEGQVQELVFPQEYPSENSIQLSANTIKQNSRNGVVKVVFILYNNLGLFLSTENATVKLAGEAGAGGPGGASLVVNSQVIAASINKESSRVFLMDPVIFTVAHLEAKNHFNANCSFWNYSERSMLGYWSTQGCRLVESNKTHTTCACSHLTNFAVLMAHREIYQGHINELLLSVITWVGIVISLVCLAICISTFCFLRGLQTDRNTIHKNLCINLFLAELLFLVGIDKTQYEVACPIFAGLLHYFFLAAFSWLCLEGVHLYLLLVEVFESEYSRTKYYYLGGYCFPALVVGIAAAIDYRSYGTEKACWLRVDNYFIWSFIGPVSFVIVVNLVFLMVTLHKMIRSSSVLKPDSSRLDNIKSWALGAIALLFLLGLTWAFGLLFINKESVVMAYLFTTFNAFQGVFIFVFHCALQKKVHKEYSKCLRHSYCCIRSPPGGAHGSLKTSAMRSNTRYYTGTQVPGQGRHVHQVSLGPRGRSALPASQKGPGGQGGPRDPLMFGLCPQSRIRRMWNDTVRKQTESSFMAGDINSTPTLNRGTMGNHLLTNPVLQPRGGTSPYNTLIAESVGFNPSSPPVFNSPGSYREPKHPLGGREACGMDTLPLNGNFNNSYSLRSGDFPPGDGGPEPPRGRNLADAAAFEKMIISELVHNNLRGASGGAKGPPPEPPVPPVPGVSEDEAGGPGSADRAEIELLYKALEEPLLLPRAQSVLYQSDLDESESCTAEDGATSRPLSSPPGRDSLYASGANLRDSPSYPDSSPEGPNEALPPPPPAPPGPPEIYYTSRPPALVARNPLQGYYQVRRPSHEGYLAAPSLEGPGPDGDGQMQLVTSL, encoded by the exons TAGAAGTGGAGCAGAAAG TCTTCGTGTGCCCAGGGACCCTGCAGAAGGTGCTGGAGCCCACATCCACACATGAGTCAGAGCATCAGTCTGGTGCATGGTGCAAGGACCCGCTACAGGCAGGTGACCGCATCTACGTCATGCCCTGGATCCCCTACCGTACAGACACACTGACTGAATATGCCTCGTGGGAGGACTATGTGGCCGCGCGCCACACCACCACGTACAGACTGCCCAACCGTGTGGATGGTACCGGCTTTGTGGTCTATGACGGCGCAGTCTTCTACAACAAGGAGCGCACGCGCAACATTGTCAAGTATGACCTGCGGACCCGCATCAAGAGCGGTGAGACAGTCATCAACACGGCCAACTACCATGACACTTCGCCTTACCGCTGGGGAGGCAAAACCGACATCGACCTGGCCGTGGATGAGAATGGGCTGTGGGTCATCTATGCCACCGAGGGAAACAACGGGCGCCTGGTGGTGAGCCAGCTCAACCCCTACACGCTGCGCTTCGAGGGCACGTGGGAAACGGGCTACGACAAGCGCTCGGCCTCCAATGCCTTCATGGTATGCGGCGTCCTTTATGTGTTGCGCTCCGTTTACGTGGATGATGACAGCGAGGCAGCAGGCAACCGCGTGGACTACGCCTTCAACACCAACGCAAACCGAGAGGAGCCTGTCAGTCTGGCCTTCCCCAACCCCTACCAGTTTGTCTCCTCTGTCGACTACAACCCCCGGGACAACCAGCTCTATGTGTGGAACAACTATTTTGTGGTGCGCTACAGCCTGGAGTTCGGACCCCCAGATCccagtgctg GGCCAGCCACTTCCCCGCCtctcagcaccaccaccacagcgCGGCCCACACCCCTTACCAGCACAGCCTCGCCTGCAGCCACCACTCCACTCCGCAGGGCGCCCCTCACCACACACCCAGTGGGTGCCATCAACCAGTTGGGACCTGACCTGCCTCCAGCCACAGCCCCGGCACCCAGTACCCGGCGGCCTCCAGCCCCCAACCTGCATGTGTCCCCCGAGCTCTTCTGTGAACCCCGAGAGGTCCGGCGGGTCCAGTGGCCAGCTACCCAGCAGGGTATGCTGGTGGAGAGGCCTTGCCCCAAGGGAACTCGAG GAATTGCCTCGTTCCAGTGTCTCCCAGCTCTGGGGCTCTGGAACCCTCGGGGCCCTGACCTCAGCAACTGCACTTCCCCCTGGGTCAACCAAGTAGCCCAGAAG ATCAAGAGTGGAGAGAATGCAGCCAACATTGCTAGTGAGCTGGCCCGCCACACACGGGGCTCCATCTATGCTGGGGACGTGTCCTCGTCGGTGAAGCTGATGGAGCAACTCCTAGACATCCTGGATGCCCAGCTCCAGGCCCTACGGCCCATCGAGCGCGAGTCAGCCGGCAAGAACTACAATAAG ATGCATAAGCGAGAGAGAACCTGCAAGGACTATATCAAG GCTGTGGTGGAGACAGTGGACAACCTGCTCCGGCCAGAGGCCCTTGAGTCATGGAAAGACATGAATGCCACCGAGCAGGTGCACACGGCCACCATGCTCCTTGATGTCCTGGAGGAGGGCGCCTTCCTGCTAGCCGACAACGTCAGGGAACCTGCTCGCTTCTTGGCTGCCAAGCAGAATGTGG TCCTGGAAGTGACTGTCCTGAATACAGAGGGCCAAGTGCAGGAGTTGGTGTTCCCTCAGGAATACCCCAGCGAGAACTCCATCCAGCTGTCTGCCAACACCATCAAGCAGAATAGCCGCAATG GTGTGGTCAAGGTCGTCTTCATCCTCTACAACAACCTGGGCCTCTTCTTGTCCACGGAGAATGCCACAGTGAAGCTGGCAGGCGAGGCAGGGGCCGGTGGTCCTGGAGGTGCCTCCCTGGTGGTGAACTCACAGGTCATTGCAGCGTCCATCAATAAGGAGTCGAGCCGTGTCTTCCTCATGGACCCTGTCATCTTTACCGTGGCCCACTTGGAG GCCAAGAACCACTTCAATGCAAACTGCTCCTTCTGGAACTACTCAGAGCGCTCCATGCTGGGCTACTGGTCAACCCAGGGCTGCCGCCTGGTGGAGTCCAATAAGACCCATACCACATGTGCCTGCAGCCACCTCACCAACTTCGCAGTGCTCATGGCTCATCGAGAGATC TACCAGGGCCACATCAATGAACTGCTGTTGTCAGTCATCACCTGGGTTGGCATCGTCATCTCCCTGGTCTGTCTGGCCATCTGCATCTCCACCTTCTGCTTCCTGCGGGGCCTGCAGACCGACCGCAACACCATCCACAAGAACCTGTGCATCAACCTCTTTCTTGCGGAGTTGCTCTTCCTGGTCGGGATAGACAAGACTCAGTATGAG GTCGCCTGCCCTATCTTTGCTGGCTTGCTGCACTACTTCTTCCTGGCCGCCTTCTCCTGGCTGTGCTTAGAGGGTGTGCACCTCTACCTGCTGCTGGTGGAGGTGTTCGAGAGCGAGTACTCGCGCACCAAGTACTATTACCTGGGTGGCTACTGCTTCCCAGCCCTGGTGGTAGGCATCGCGGCAGCCATTGACTACCGAAGCTACGGCACCGAGAAGGC CTGCTGGCTGAGGGTGGATAACTACTTCATCTGGAGCTTCATTGGGCCCGTCTCCTTTGTCATTGTG GTGAACCTGGTGTTCCTCATGGTAACCCTGCACAAGATGATCCGAAGCTCATCAGTGCTCAAGCCTGACTCCAGCCGCCTTGACAACATCAA GTCCTGGGCACTGGGTGCCATTGCGCTGCTCTTCCTGCTGGGCCTCACCTGGGCGTTTGGCCTCCTCTTCATCAACAAGGAGTCGGTAGTCATGGCCTATCTCTTCACCACCTTCAACGCCTTCCAGGGTGTCTTCATCTTTGTCTTTCACTGCGCCTTACAGAAAAAG GTGCACAAGGAGTACAGCAAGTGCCTGCGTCACTCCTACTGCTGCATCCGCTCCCCACCTGGGGGCGCTCATGGCTCCCTTAAGACCTCAGCCATGCGAAGTAACACCCGATACTACACAGGGACCCAGGTACCCGGGCAGGGAAGGCATGTCCACCAGGTCTCTCTGGGGCCAAGAGGCAGGAGTGCTCTGCCAGCATCTCAGAAAGGTCCTGGCGGGCAGGGTGGTCCTAGAGATCCCCTCATGTTTGGGCTGTGTCCTCAGAGCCGGATCCGGAGGATGTGGAACGACACCGTGAGGAAACAGACAGAGTCCTCCTTTATGGCAGGTGACATCAACAGCACCCCCACCCTGAACCGAG GTACCATGGGGAACCATCTACTGACCAACCCTGTGCTACAGCCTCGTGGGGGCACCAGCCCATACAATACACTCATTGCAGAGTCCGTGGGCTTCAACCCCTCCTCGCCCCCAGTCTTCAACTCCCCAG GAAGCTACAGGGAACCCA AGCACCCCTTGGGAGGCCGGGAAGCCTGTGGCATGGACACCCTGCCCCTTAACGGCAACTTCAACAACAGCTACTCCTTGCGAAGCGGGGATTTTCCTCCAGGGGATGGGGGTCCTGAGCCACCCCGAGGCCGGAATCTGGCCGATGCTGCCGCCTTTGAGAAGATGATCATCTCAGAGCTGGTGCACAACAACCTACGGGGGGCGAGTGGGGGCGCTAAAGGGCCACCACCAGAGCCTCCTGTGCCACCCGTGCCAGGGGTCAGTGAGGACGAGGCCGGTGGGCCAGGGAGTGCTGACCGGGCGGAGATTGAACTTCTCTACAAGGCCCTGGAGGAGCCCCTGCTGCTGCCCCGGGCCCAGTCGGTGCTGTACCAGAGTGATCTGGATGAGTCGGAGAGCTGCACAGCAGAGGATGGGGCCACCAGCcggcccctctcctcccctcccggCCGGGACTCCCTCTACGCCAGTGGGGCCAACCTGCGGGACTCGCCCTCCTACCCGGACAGCAGCCCCGAAGGGCCTAATGAggccctgcccccgcccccacctgccCCTCCTGGGCCCCCAGAAATCTACTACACCTCCCGCCCACCGGCCCTGGTGGCTCGGAATCCCCTACAGGGCTACTACCAGGTGCGGCGGCCCAGCCACGAGGGCTATCTGGCAGCCCCCAGCCTCGAGGGGCCAGGGCCCGATGGGGATGGGCAGATGCAGTTGGTCACTAGTCTCTGA
- the Adgrl1 gene encoding adhesion G protein-coupled receptor L1 isoform X5 → MARLAAALWSLCVTTVLVTSATQGLSRAGLPFGLMRRELACEGYPIELRCPGSDVIMVENANYGRTDDKICDADPFQMENVQCYLPDAFKIMSQRCNNRTQCVVVAGSDAFPDPCPGTYKYLEVQYDCVPYIEVEQKVFVCPGTLQKVLEPTSTHESEHQSGAWCKDPLQAGDRIYVMPWIPYRTDTLTEYASWEDYVAARHTTTYRLPNRVDGTGFVVYDGAVFYNKERTRNIVKYDLRTRIKSGETVINTANYHDTSPYRWGGKTDIDLAVDENGLWVIYATEGNNGRLVVSQLNPYTLRFEGTWETGYDKRSASNAFMVCGVLYVLRSVYVDDDSEAAGNRVDYAFNTNANREEPVSLAFPNPYQFVSSVDYNPRDNQLYVWNNYFVVRYSLEFGPPDPSAGPATSPPLSTTTTARPTPLTSTASPAATTPLRRAPLTTHPVGAINQLGPDLPPATAPAPSTRRPPAPNLHVSPELFCEPREVRRVQWPATQQGMLVERPCPKGTRGIASFQCLPALGLWNPRGPDLSNCTSPWVNQVAQKIKSGENAANIASELARHTRGSIYAGDVSSSVKLMEQLLDILDAQLQALRPIERESAGKNYNKMHKRERTCKDYIKAVVETVDNLLRPEALESWKDMNATEQVHTATMLLDVLEEGAFLLADNVREPARFLAAKQNVVLEVTVLNTEGQVQELVFPQEYPSENSIQLSANTIKQNSRNGVVKVVFILYNNLGLFLSTENATVKLAGEAGAGGPGGASLVVNSQVIAASINKESSRVFLMDPVIFTVAHLEAKNHFNANCSFWNYSERSMLGYWSTQGCRLVESNKTHTTCACSHLTNFAVLMAHREIYQGHINELLLSVITWVGIVISLVCLAICISTFCFLRGLQTDRNTIHKNLCINLFLAELLFLVGIDKTQYEVACPIFAGLLHYFFLAAFSWLCLEGVHLYLLLVEVFESEYSRTKYYYLGGYCFPALVVGIAAAIDYRSYGTEKACWLRVDNYFIWSFIGPVSFVIVVNLVFLMVTLHKMIRSSSVLKPDSSRLDNIKSWALGAIALLFLLGLTWAFGLLFINKESVVMAYLFTTFNAFQGVFIFVFHCALQKKVHKEYSKCLRHSYCCIRSPPGGAHGSLKTSAMRSNTRYYTGTQSRIRRMWNDTVRKQTESSFMAGDINSTPTLNRGTMGNHLLTNPVLQPRGGTSPYNTLIAESVGFNPSSPPVFNSPEHPLGGREACGMDTLPLNGNFNNSYSLRSGDFPPGDGGPEPPRGRNLADAAAFEKMIISELVHNNLRGASGGAKGPPPEPPVPPVPGVSEDEAGGPGSADRAEIELLYKALEEPLLLPRAQSVLYQSDLDESESCTAEDGATSRPLSSPPGRDSLYASGANLRDSPSYPDSSPEGPNEALPPPPPAPPGPPEIYYTSRPPALVARNPLQGYYQVRRPSHEGYLAAPSLEGPGPDGDGQMQLVTSL, encoded by the exons TAGAAGTGGAGCAGAAAG TCTTCGTGTGCCCAGGGACCCTGCAGAAGGTGCTGGAGCCCACATCCACACATGAGTCAGAGCATCAGTCTGGTGCATGGTGCAAGGACCCGCTACAGGCAGGTGACCGCATCTACGTCATGCCCTGGATCCCCTACCGTACAGACACACTGACTGAATATGCCTCGTGGGAGGACTATGTGGCCGCGCGCCACACCACCACGTACAGACTGCCCAACCGTGTGGATGGTACCGGCTTTGTGGTCTATGACGGCGCAGTCTTCTACAACAAGGAGCGCACGCGCAACATTGTCAAGTATGACCTGCGGACCCGCATCAAGAGCGGTGAGACAGTCATCAACACGGCCAACTACCATGACACTTCGCCTTACCGCTGGGGAGGCAAAACCGACATCGACCTGGCCGTGGATGAGAATGGGCTGTGGGTCATCTATGCCACCGAGGGAAACAACGGGCGCCTGGTGGTGAGCCAGCTCAACCCCTACACGCTGCGCTTCGAGGGCACGTGGGAAACGGGCTACGACAAGCGCTCGGCCTCCAATGCCTTCATGGTATGCGGCGTCCTTTATGTGTTGCGCTCCGTTTACGTGGATGATGACAGCGAGGCAGCAGGCAACCGCGTGGACTACGCCTTCAACACCAACGCAAACCGAGAGGAGCCTGTCAGTCTGGCCTTCCCCAACCCCTACCAGTTTGTCTCCTCTGTCGACTACAACCCCCGGGACAACCAGCTCTATGTGTGGAACAACTATTTTGTGGTGCGCTACAGCCTGGAGTTCGGACCCCCAGATCccagtgctg GGCCAGCCACTTCCCCGCCtctcagcaccaccaccacagcgCGGCCCACACCCCTTACCAGCACAGCCTCGCCTGCAGCCACCACTCCACTCCGCAGGGCGCCCCTCACCACACACCCAGTGGGTGCCATCAACCAGTTGGGACCTGACCTGCCTCCAGCCACAGCCCCGGCACCCAGTACCCGGCGGCCTCCAGCCCCCAACCTGCATGTGTCCCCCGAGCTCTTCTGTGAACCCCGAGAGGTCCGGCGGGTCCAGTGGCCAGCTACCCAGCAGGGTATGCTGGTGGAGAGGCCTTGCCCCAAGGGAACTCGAG GAATTGCCTCGTTCCAGTGTCTCCCAGCTCTGGGGCTCTGGAACCCTCGGGGCCCTGACCTCAGCAACTGCACTTCCCCCTGGGTCAACCAAGTAGCCCAGAAG ATCAAGAGTGGAGAGAATGCAGCCAACATTGCTAGTGAGCTGGCCCGCCACACACGGGGCTCCATCTATGCTGGGGACGTGTCCTCGTCGGTGAAGCTGATGGAGCAACTCCTAGACATCCTGGATGCCCAGCTCCAGGCCCTACGGCCCATCGAGCGCGAGTCAGCCGGCAAGAACTACAATAAG ATGCATAAGCGAGAGAGAACCTGCAAGGACTATATCAAG GCTGTGGTGGAGACAGTGGACAACCTGCTCCGGCCAGAGGCCCTTGAGTCATGGAAAGACATGAATGCCACCGAGCAGGTGCACACGGCCACCATGCTCCTTGATGTCCTGGAGGAGGGCGCCTTCCTGCTAGCCGACAACGTCAGGGAACCTGCTCGCTTCTTGGCTGCCAAGCAGAATGTGG TCCTGGAAGTGACTGTCCTGAATACAGAGGGCCAAGTGCAGGAGTTGGTGTTCCCTCAGGAATACCCCAGCGAGAACTCCATCCAGCTGTCTGCCAACACCATCAAGCAGAATAGCCGCAATG GTGTGGTCAAGGTCGTCTTCATCCTCTACAACAACCTGGGCCTCTTCTTGTCCACGGAGAATGCCACAGTGAAGCTGGCAGGCGAGGCAGGGGCCGGTGGTCCTGGAGGTGCCTCCCTGGTGGTGAACTCACAGGTCATTGCAGCGTCCATCAATAAGGAGTCGAGCCGTGTCTTCCTCATGGACCCTGTCATCTTTACCGTGGCCCACTTGGAG GCCAAGAACCACTTCAATGCAAACTGCTCCTTCTGGAACTACTCAGAGCGCTCCATGCTGGGCTACTGGTCAACCCAGGGCTGCCGCCTGGTGGAGTCCAATAAGACCCATACCACATGTGCCTGCAGCCACCTCACCAACTTCGCAGTGCTCATGGCTCATCGAGAGATC TACCAGGGCCACATCAATGAACTGCTGTTGTCAGTCATCACCTGGGTTGGCATCGTCATCTCCCTGGTCTGTCTGGCCATCTGCATCTCCACCTTCTGCTTCCTGCGGGGCCTGCAGACCGACCGCAACACCATCCACAAGAACCTGTGCATCAACCTCTTTCTTGCGGAGTTGCTCTTCCTGGTCGGGATAGACAAGACTCAGTATGAG GTCGCCTGCCCTATCTTTGCTGGCTTGCTGCACTACTTCTTCCTGGCCGCCTTCTCCTGGCTGTGCTTAGAGGGTGTGCACCTCTACCTGCTGCTGGTGGAGGTGTTCGAGAGCGAGTACTCGCGCACCAAGTACTATTACCTGGGTGGCTACTGCTTCCCAGCCCTGGTGGTAGGCATCGCGGCAGCCATTGACTACCGAAGCTACGGCACCGAGAAGGC CTGCTGGCTGAGGGTGGATAACTACTTCATCTGGAGCTTCATTGGGCCCGTCTCCTTTGTCATTGTG GTGAACCTGGTGTTCCTCATGGTAACCCTGCACAAGATGATCCGAAGCTCATCAGTGCTCAAGCCTGACTCCAGCCGCCTTGACAACATCAA GTCCTGGGCACTGGGTGCCATTGCGCTGCTCTTCCTGCTGGGCCTCACCTGGGCGTTTGGCCTCCTCTTCATCAACAAGGAGTCGGTAGTCATGGCCTATCTCTTCACCACCTTCAACGCCTTCCAGGGTGTCTTCATCTTTGTCTTTCACTGCGCCTTACAGAAAAAG GTGCACAAGGAGTACAGCAAGTGCCTGCGTCACTCCTACTGCTGCATCCGCTCCCCACCTGGGGGCGCTCATGGCTCCCTTAAGACCTCAGCCATGCGAAGTAACACCCGATACTACACAGGGACCCAG AGCCGGATCCGGAGGATGTGGAACGACACCGTGAGGAAACAGACAGAGTCCTCCTTTATGGCAGGTGACATCAACAGCACCCCCACCCTGAACCGAG GTACCATGGGGAACCATCTACTGACCAACCCTGTGCTACAGCCTCGTGGGGGCACCAGCCCATACAATACACTCATTGCAGAGTCCGTGGGCTTCAACCCCTCCTCGCCCCCAGTCTTCAACTCCCCAG AGCACCCCTTGGGAGGCCGGGAAGCCTGTGGCATGGACACCCTGCCCCTTAACGGCAACTTCAACAACAGCTACTCCTTGCGAAGCGGGGATTTTCCTCCAGGGGATGGGGGTCCTGAGCCACCCCGAGGCCGGAATCTGGCCGATGCTGCCGCCTTTGAGAAGATGATCATCTCAGAGCTGGTGCACAACAACCTACGGGGGGCGAGTGGGGGCGCTAAAGGGCCACCACCAGAGCCTCCTGTGCCACCCGTGCCAGGGGTCAGTGAGGACGAGGCCGGTGGGCCAGGGAGTGCTGACCGGGCGGAGATTGAACTTCTCTACAAGGCCCTGGAGGAGCCCCTGCTGCTGCCCCGGGCCCAGTCGGTGCTGTACCAGAGTGATCTGGATGAGTCGGAGAGCTGCACAGCAGAGGATGGGGCCACCAGCcggcccctctcctcccctcccggCCGGGACTCCCTCTACGCCAGTGGGGCCAACCTGCGGGACTCGCCCTCCTACCCGGACAGCAGCCCCGAAGGGCCTAATGAggccctgcccccgcccccacctgccCCTCCTGGGCCCCCAGAAATCTACTACACCTCCCGCCCACCGGCCCTGGTGGCTCGGAATCCCCTACAGGGCTACTACCAGGTGCGGCGGCCCAGCCACGAGGGCTATCTGGCAGCCCCCAGCCTCGAGGGGCCAGGGCCCGATGGGGATGGGCAGATGCAGTTGGTCACTAGTCTCTGA